The following are encoded in a window of Rosa chinensis cultivar Old Blush chromosome 4, RchiOBHm-V2, whole genome shotgun sequence genomic DNA:
- the LOC112200526 gene encoding LEC14B homolog isoform X1, which translates to MSYRRRFGKDNSACDSGNAVEGSASSEEANEASKSLDHEVAHLTKLRSRPHQHLRGVLPGKLRFPVSTLKMLMGREGNYSGRGRFSSADACHVLSRYLPINGPWGVDQLNSPAYVSQFSNDGLFFVAGFQGGHIRIYNVEKGWTVQKDILTKSLRWTITDTSLSPDQRFLAYASMSPIVHIVNAGSSTTESLANITEIHEALDFSVDYDEEFGIFSVKFSTDGRELVAGSSDASIHVYDLQANKVSLKIPAHTSDVNTVCFADETGHLIFSGSDDNLCKIFSDRNFSIIDMLLQVWDRRCFITKGQAAGVLMGHLQGITFIDSRGDGRYLISNGKDQTTKLWDIRKMSSRNMYPRITDCDWDYRWMEYPAHARTSRHPLDQSLATYRDHSVLRTLIRCYFSPAYSTGQKYIYTGSSDHSVYIYDLVTGAQVAKLFHHDGPVRDCSWHPTYPMLVSSSWDGSIVRWEFPGDDQVPTLVKPRVRRRRAFY; encoded by the exons ATGAGTTACAGAAGGAGGTTTGGGAAAGATAATAGTGCCTGTGATAGTGGGAATGCTGTTGAAGGTTCTGCTTCAAGTGAAGAAGCCAATGAAGCATCAAAGAGCCTTGATCATGAAGTGGCTCACCTCACTAAGCTTAGATCAAGACCCCATCAGCATTTGAGGGGGGTCTTGCCCGGAAAGTTGAGGTTTCCGGTGTCAACACTGAAAATGTTGATGGGCCGTGAAGGTAATTATTCGGGGCGAGGGAGGTTTTCGTCAGCAGATGCTTGTCATGTTTTAAGCCGGTATCTGCCCATTAATGGTCCATGGGGGGTGGACCAGTTGAATAGCCCTGCATATGTTTCTCAGTTCTCAAATGATGGCTTGTTTTTTGTTGCTGGATTTCAG GGAGGTCATATTAGAATATATAATGTTGAAAAGGGATGGACAGTTCAGAAGGACATTCTAACCAAAAGCTTGAGATGGACAATTACCGATACATCTCTATCACCAGATCAACGATTTCTT GCATATGCTAGCATGTCACCTATTGTCCATATTGTCAATGCTGGATCTTCTACAACAGAGTCACTTGCAAACATTACG GAAATACATGAAGCTCTGGATTTTTCTGTTGATTATGATGAAGAATTTGGAATATTCTCTGTTAAATTTTCAACTGATGGGCGAGAGCTTGTGGCTGGAAGTAGTGATGCTTCAATACATGTTTATGATCTCCAAGCAAACAAAGTTAGCCTCAAAATACCAGCGCATACG TCAGATGTAAACACAGTGTGTTTTGCAGATGAGACTGGCCATCTCATATTTTCCGGCAGTGATGATAACCTCTGTAAG ATCTTCAGTGACAGAAACTTTAGCATCATCGATATGCTTTTACAGGTGTGGGATAGACGCTGCTTTATCACGAAAGGGCAAGCAGCTGGGGTTCTCATGGGACATCTTCAAGGCATAACGTTTATTGATAGTCGGGGAGATGGACGTTACTTAATATCAAATGGGAAGGATCAGACTACCAAACTTTGGGATATACGGAAGATGTCTTCTAGAAATATGTA TCCAAGGATTACAGATTGTGACTGGGATTACAGGTGGATGGAGTACCCAGCTCATGCAAGAACTTCGAGACATCCCTTGGATCAGTCGTTGGCTACATATAGAGACCATTCAGTCCTGCGCACTTTAATTCGCTGTTACTTTTCTCCAGCATATAG CACTGGACAAAAGTACATCTACACTGGATCTAGTGATCATTCGGTCTATATTTATGATCTG GTGACTGGAGCTCAAGTTGCGAAACTCTTCCATCATGATGGACCTGTAAGAGATTGTAGTTGGCATCCTACATATCCCATGTTGGTCAGTTCTTCCTGGGATGGGAGTATCGTGAGATGGGAGTTTCCGGGAGATGATCAAGTTCCTACCCTGGTCAAGCCAAGAGTAAGGCGGAGGAGAGCTTTCTACTGA
- the LOC112200526 gene encoding LEC14B homolog isoform X2: MSYRRRFGKDNSACDSGNAVEGSASSEEANEASKSLDHEVAHLTKLRSRPHQHLRGVLPGKLRFPVSTLKMLMGREGNYSGRGRFSSADACHVLSRYLPINGPWGVDQLNSPAYVSQFSNDGLFFVAGFQGGHIRIYNVEKGWTVQKDILTKSLRWTITDTSLSPDQRFLAYASMSPIVHIVNAGSSTTESLANITEIHEALDFSVDYDEEFGIFSVKFSTDGRELVAGSSDASIHVYDLQANKVSLKIPAHTSDVNTVCFADETGHLIFSGSDDNLCKVWDRRCFITKGQAAGVLMGHLQGITFIDSRGDGRYLISNGKDQTTKLWDIRKMSSRNMYPRITDCDWDYRWMEYPAHARTSRHPLDQSLATYRDHSVLRTLIRCYFSPAYSTGQKYIYTGSSDHSVYIYDLVTGAQVAKLFHHDGPVRDCSWHPTYPMLVSSSWDGSIVRWEFPGDDQVPTLVKPRVRRRRAFY, encoded by the exons ATGAGTTACAGAAGGAGGTTTGGGAAAGATAATAGTGCCTGTGATAGTGGGAATGCTGTTGAAGGTTCTGCTTCAAGTGAAGAAGCCAATGAAGCATCAAAGAGCCTTGATCATGAAGTGGCTCACCTCACTAAGCTTAGATCAAGACCCCATCAGCATTTGAGGGGGGTCTTGCCCGGAAAGTTGAGGTTTCCGGTGTCAACACTGAAAATGTTGATGGGCCGTGAAGGTAATTATTCGGGGCGAGGGAGGTTTTCGTCAGCAGATGCTTGTCATGTTTTAAGCCGGTATCTGCCCATTAATGGTCCATGGGGGGTGGACCAGTTGAATAGCCCTGCATATGTTTCTCAGTTCTCAAATGATGGCTTGTTTTTTGTTGCTGGATTTCAG GGAGGTCATATTAGAATATATAATGTTGAAAAGGGATGGACAGTTCAGAAGGACATTCTAACCAAAAGCTTGAGATGGACAATTACCGATACATCTCTATCACCAGATCAACGATTTCTT GCATATGCTAGCATGTCACCTATTGTCCATATTGTCAATGCTGGATCTTCTACAACAGAGTCACTTGCAAACATTACG GAAATACATGAAGCTCTGGATTTTTCTGTTGATTATGATGAAGAATTTGGAATATTCTCTGTTAAATTTTCAACTGATGGGCGAGAGCTTGTGGCTGGAAGTAGTGATGCTTCAATACATGTTTATGATCTCCAAGCAAACAAAGTTAGCCTCAAAATACCAGCGCATACG TCAGATGTAAACACAGTGTGTTTTGCAGATGAGACTGGCCATCTCATATTTTCCGGCAGTGATGATAACCTCTGTAAG GTGTGGGATAGACGCTGCTTTATCACGAAAGGGCAAGCAGCTGGGGTTCTCATGGGACATCTTCAAGGCATAACGTTTATTGATAGTCGGGGAGATGGACGTTACTTAATATCAAATGGGAAGGATCAGACTACCAAACTTTGGGATATACGGAAGATGTCTTCTAGAAATATGTA TCCAAGGATTACAGATTGTGACTGGGATTACAGGTGGATGGAGTACCCAGCTCATGCAAGAACTTCGAGACATCCCTTGGATCAGTCGTTGGCTACATATAGAGACCATTCAGTCCTGCGCACTTTAATTCGCTGTTACTTTTCTCCAGCATATAG CACTGGACAAAAGTACATCTACACTGGATCTAGTGATCATTCGGTCTATATTTATGATCTG GTGACTGGAGCTCAAGTTGCGAAACTCTTCCATCATGATGGACCTGTAAGAGATTGTAGTTGGCATCCTACATATCCCATGTTGGTCAGTTCTTCCTGGGATGGGAGTATCGTGAGATGGGAGTTTCCGGGAGATGATCAAGTTCCTACCCTGGTCAAGCCAAGAGTAAGGCGGAGGAGAGCTTTCTACTGA
- the LOC112200755 gene encoding sugar transporter ERD6-like 16 isoform X2 — protein sequence MGKKSTDIENGGINRHEELEQPFIQPKRVVAHEDGDSGNTIKNGSIGMVLLSTGVAVCGSFQFGICVGYSAPSQSAIRKDLRLSITEYSMFGSILSIGAVLGAFTSGKIADSLGRKGAMRVSSVICTAGWLAIYFAQGATLLDIGRFLTGYGISSFSYVVPVFIAEIAPKNLRGGLATLNQLFIILGASFTFIIGTILSWRTLSLIAILPCIILVLGQWFIPESPRWLAKVGREEEFEVALQRLHGKDADVSGEKAEIQEYIVTSQSLPKANILDLFQRRYIRSVIIGVGLMVFQQFAGINGVQFYASETFEAAGFSGSIGTTAYACLQVPITLLGAFLMDKSGRRVLVMVSAAGMFIGSILVGISFSLKGDGLLLDWVPILAVSGVLVYVAFFSIGMGAGPWVIMSEIFPINVKGVGGSLVVFVNWSGAWVVSYTYNSLMNWSSSGTYYLYGAVCVLTILFVAKVVPETKGKTLEEIQASLNP from the exons ATGGGAAAGAAG TCGACAGACATTGAAAATGGGGGTATTAATAGGCATGAGGAGTTGGAGCAGCCTTTCATTCAGCCAAAGAGAGTTGTTGCTCATGAAGATGGTGACAGCGGGAATACTATCAAAAATGGATCAATTGGGATGGTTTTGCTTAGCACAGGCGTTGCAGTTTGCGGCTCTTTCCAATTTGGAATATGT GTGGGCTATTCAGCACCCAGTCAATCTGCTATCAGGAAAGATCTTCGTCTCTCTATAACTGAG TATTCCATGTTTGGCTCTATCCTATCAATTGGTGCAGTGTTGGGTGCTTTTACAAGTGGTAAGATTGCAGATTCTCTCGGCCGAAAAGGG GCAATGAGGGTGTCTTCTGTCATTTGCACTGCAGGATGGCTAGCCATCTACTTCGCTCAG GGAGCTACATTACTTGATATAGGGAGGTTTCTAACTGGTTATGGAATTTCATCTTTCTCGTATGTG GTCCCAGTATTTATAGCCGAAATAGCGCCCAAAAATCTCCGTGGAGGGCTTGCAACATTGAATCAG CTCTTCATTATCCTTGGAGCATCGTTTACGTTCATAATAGGAACAATCTTATCCTGGAGAACATTATCTCTAATCG CAATTTTGCCTTGCATTATCCTGGTTTTGGGTCAATGGTTTATTCCAGAGTCACCTAGATGGCTG GCAAAGGTTGGCCGAGAGGAAGAATTTGAAGTTGCACTACAGAGGCTCCATGGAAAAGATGCTGATGTATCTGGTGAAAAGGCGGAAATTCAA GAATACATAGTTACTTCACAAAGTCTTCCGAAAGCCAATATCTTGGATTTGTTTCAAAGAAGATATATTCGATCTGTCATA ATTGGGGTTGGATTAATGGTGTTTCAACAATTTGCTGGTATCAACGGAGTACAATTTTATGCAAGCGAAACCTTTGAAGCAGCTG GATTTTCAGGCAGTATTGGAACCACAGCTTATGCATGTCTTCAG GTCCCAATCACTCTATTAGGAGCATTTCTAATGGATAAGTCAGGAAGGAGAGTTCTCGTAATG GTTTCAGCAGCTGGAATGTTCATAGGCTCTATTCTTGTTGGAATTTCTTTCTCTCTGAAG GGAGATGGTTTGCTACTGGATTGGGTACCGATACTTGCTGTGTCCGGTGTGCTG GTTTACGTTGCATTTTTTTCGATTGGTATGGGAGCAGGACCTTGGGTGATAATGTCCGAG ATTTTCCCAATTAATGTGAAGGGAGTGGGTGGAAGCTTGGTGGTGTTTGTGAACTGGTCTGGTGCTTGGGTAGTTTCCTATACTTACAACTCTCTTATGAACTGGAGTTCCTCAG GAACATACTACCTGTATGGTGCCGTCTGTGTCTTGACAATCCTATTTGTGGCCAAGGTAGTACCAGAGACCAAAGGAAAAACACTAGAAGAAATTCAAGCATCACTCAATCCATGA
- the LOC112200755 gene encoding sugar transporter ERD6-like 16 isoform X1, with protein MAIGQSTDIENGGINRHEELEQPFIQPKRVVAHEDGDSGNTIKNGSIGMVLLSTGVAVCGSFQFGICVGYSAPSQSAIRKDLRLSITEYSMFGSILSIGAVLGAFTSGKIADSLGRKGAMRVSSVICTAGWLAIYFAQGATLLDIGRFLTGYGISSFSYVVPVFIAEIAPKNLRGGLATLNQLFIILGASFTFIIGTILSWRTLSLIAILPCIILVLGQWFIPESPRWLAKVGREEEFEVALQRLHGKDADVSGEKAEIQEYIVTSQSLPKANILDLFQRRYIRSVIIGVGLMVFQQFAGINGVQFYASETFEAAGFSGSIGTTAYACLQVPITLLGAFLMDKSGRRVLVMVSAAGMFIGSILVGISFSLKGDGLLLDWVPILAVSGVLVYVAFFSIGMGAGPWVIMSEIFPINVKGVGGSLVVFVNWSGAWVVSYTYNSLMNWSSSGTYYLYGAVCVLTILFVAKVVPETKGKTLEEIQASLNP; from the exons ATGGCAATTGGGCAGTCGACAGACATTGAAAATGGGGGTATTAATAGGCATGAGGAGTTGGAGCAGCCTTTCATTCAGCCAAAGAGAGTTGTTGCTCATGAAGATGGTGACAGCGGGAATACTATCAAAAATGGATCAATTGGGATGGTTTTGCTTAGCACAGGCGTTGCAGTTTGCGGCTCTTTCCAATTTGGAATATGT GTGGGCTATTCAGCACCCAGTCAATCTGCTATCAGGAAAGATCTTCGTCTCTCTATAACTGAG TATTCCATGTTTGGCTCTATCCTATCAATTGGTGCAGTGTTGGGTGCTTTTACAAGTGGTAAGATTGCAGATTCTCTCGGCCGAAAAGGG GCAATGAGGGTGTCTTCTGTCATTTGCACTGCAGGATGGCTAGCCATCTACTTCGCTCAG GGAGCTACATTACTTGATATAGGGAGGTTTCTAACTGGTTATGGAATTTCATCTTTCTCGTATGTG GTCCCAGTATTTATAGCCGAAATAGCGCCCAAAAATCTCCGTGGAGGGCTTGCAACATTGAATCAG CTCTTCATTATCCTTGGAGCATCGTTTACGTTCATAATAGGAACAATCTTATCCTGGAGAACATTATCTCTAATCG CAATTTTGCCTTGCATTATCCTGGTTTTGGGTCAATGGTTTATTCCAGAGTCACCTAGATGGCTG GCAAAGGTTGGCCGAGAGGAAGAATTTGAAGTTGCACTACAGAGGCTCCATGGAAAAGATGCTGATGTATCTGGTGAAAAGGCGGAAATTCAA GAATACATAGTTACTTCACAAAGTCTTCCGAAAGCCAATATCTTGGATTTGTTTCAAAGAAGATATATTCGATCTGTCATA ATTGGGGTTGGATTAATGGTGTTTCAACAATTTGCTGGTATCAACGGAGTACAATTTTATGCAAGCGAAACCTTTGAAGCAGCTG GATTTTCAGGCAGTATTGGAACCACAGCTTATGCATGTCTTCAG GTCCCAATCACTCTATTAGGAGCATTTCTAATGGATAAGTCAGGAAGGAGAGTTCTCGTAATG GTTTCAGCAGCTGGAATGTTCATAGGCTCTATTCTTGTTGGAATTTCTTTCTCTCTGAAG GGAGATGGTTTGCTACTGGATTGGGTACCGATACTTGCTGTGTCCGGTGTGCTG GTTTACGTTGCATTTTTTTCGATTGGTATGGGAGCAGGACCTTGGGTGATAATGTCCGAG ATTTTCCCAATTAATGTGAAGGGAGTGGGTGGAAGCTTGGTGGTGTTTGTGAACTGGTCTGGTGCTTGGGTAGTTTCCTATACTTACAACTCTCTTATGAACTGGAGTTCCTCAG GAACATACTACCTGTATGGTGCCGTCTGTGTCTTGACAATCCTATTTGTGGCCAAGGTAGTACCAGAGACCAAAGGAAAAACACTAGAAGAAATTCAAGCATCACTCAATCCATGA